A genomic window from Salvelinus namaycush isolate Seneca chromosome 5, SaNama_1.0, whole genome shotgun sequence includes:
- the LOC120048574 gene encoding urokinase plasminogen activator surface receptor-like → MYLIVPILVSLLLPKAYSLKCFECTPGESGACTDKETDCPTQCGNTRITSYMGGTKVSDVNMKSCSVPAQCLTASVNFGMTRTMIASTCCNTDLCNSQSVPESTETTPNGKKCFTCTGTDCTSALSCVGDEDRCISTIVNVGGEKMTMKGCASKSICVGDMSGALGPTMGIEMKCCEGNLCNNAQSIGLSLLLLLTSMVSVALFH, encoded by the exons ATGTACCTTATTGTACCTATCCTCGTGAGCTTGCTACTCCCCAAAG CATATTCACTCAAGTGCTTTGAGTGCACACCGGGAGAATCGGGAGCATGCACGGATAAGGAGACTGACTGTCCAACCCAATGTGGAAACACGCGGATTACATCCTATATGG GTGGTACAAAAGTATCCGATGTGAACATGAAGTCTTGCTCGGTGCCTGCACAGTGTCTCACTGCATCGGTGAATTTCGGAATGACGCGCACTATGATCGCCAGCACATGCTGCAATACAGACCTCTGCAACTCCCAAAGCGTCCCTG AATCTACTGAAACCACCCCAAATGGCAAGAAGTGCTTCACCTGTACCGGAACGGACTGCACGAGCGCTCTGAGCTGTGTGGGAGACGAGGACCGCTGTATCTCAACAATAG TGAACGTGGGTGGCGAGAAGATGACAATGAAGGGATGTGCCTCCAAGAGCATCTGTGTGGGAGACATGTCAGGAGCACTGGGGCCCACCATGGGCATTGAAATGAAGTGCTGCGAGGGAAACCTATGTAACAACGCCCAGAGCATCGGACTGAGCCTCCTGCTCCTGCTGACATCCATGGTCTCTGTGGCCCTGTTCCACTGA